A single region of the Arthrobacter sp. PAMC25564 genome encodes:
- a CDS encoding enoyl-CoA hydratase/isomerase family protein gives MKTIKIHDAGATVHVELNRPEVRNAIDQHMVDELHSVCADLERNPRILILSGAQLPSGGIFASGADIAQLRERRRDDALAGINSGLFQRLARLPMPVIAAIDGFALGGGAELAYAADFRIATPRARIGNPETRLGILAAAGAGWRLVELVGEPLAKEILLTGKVLDGAEAMALRLVTELHDPDQLIPAAFALAARIQTQDPLAVRLTKSVLQAPRSAHPAIDELAQGILFESEAKFERMQAFLDRKNHKGTSK, from the coding sequence GTGAAGACCATCAAGATCCACGATGCGGGCGCGACCGTCCACGTCGAGCTCAATAGACCTGAAGTCCGCAACGCCATCGACCAGCACATGGTCGATGAGTTGCATTCCGTATGCGCGGATTTGGAGCGGAATCCCAGAATCCTCATCCTCTCCGGGGCGCAGCTTCCCTCCGGCGGCATCTTTGCCTCCGGGGCTGACATCGCCCAGCTCCGCGAACGGCGCCGTGACGACGCACTGGCCGGCATCAATTCCGGCCTCTTCCAGCGACTCGCCAGGCTGCCGATGCCTGTGATCGCAGCGATCGACGGCTTTGCGCTCGGCGGCGGGGCTGAACTGGCCTACGCAGCGGACTTCCGGATCGCCACACCCCGGGCAAGAATCGGCAATCCCGAAACACGCCTCGGTATTCTCGCTGCCGCCGGCGCAGGCTGGCGACTCGTGGAACTCGTGGGCGAGCCCCTGGCGAAGGAAATACTGCTCACCGGAAAAGTGCTCGACGGTGCAGAAGCGATGGCTCTTCGGCTCGTCACCGAATTACATGATCCAGACCAGCTGATCCCCGCAGCCTTCGCCCTCGCAGCGCGGATCCAAACCCAGGATCCCCTCGCGGTCCGCCTCACCAAGAGTGTCCTGCAGGCACCGAGATCCGCACACCCGGCCATCGACGAACTCGCCCAAGGCATCCTCTTTGAATCGGAAGCAAAGTTTGAGCGGATGCAGGCGTTTCTTGACCGGAAAAACCACAAAGGAACCAGCAAATGA
- a CDS encoding 3-hydroxyacyl-CoA dehydrogenase family protein, with protein sequence MTIPTSLTETPSIPKKVGVLGGGRMGAGIAHAFLVSGAEVTVVERDAAAAAAARERLTGTLAKAIEKAAVTEDLDSLLARFAVSTDAVDFGSAGLVVEAVPEDFNLKQSALLNVERHLGVDAWIATNTSSLSVTKLAATLGRPERLCGLHFFNPVPASTLVEVVLGPQSAPELANAATGWVRGLGKTPIVVNDAPGFASSRLGVALALEAMRMLEEGVASAQDIDAAMELGYRHASGPLRTTDIVGLDVRLGIAEYLHETLGERFAPPQILRDMVARGELGRKSGKGFYDYS encoded by the coding sequence ATGACCATCCCCACCTCCCTAACAGAAACCCCGAGCATCCCGAAGAAGGTAGGTGTTCTCGGCGGAGGCCGGATGGGCGCCGGCATCGCGCACGCCTTCCTTGTCTCCGGAGCGGAGGTGACCGTCGTCGAACGGGACGCGGCGGCCGCCGCAGCGGCCCGCGAACGCCTCACCGGGACGCTGGCCAAGGCCATTGAGAAGGCTGCCGTTACCGAAGATCTGGACTCGCTGCTCGCCCGGTTCGCAGTCTCGACGGACGCCGTCGACTTCGGCAGCGCGGGCCTTGTTGTCGAAGCCGTCCCGGAGGACTTCAATCTGAAGCAGTCCGCTTTGCTCAACGTTGAGCGCCACCTTGGCGTGGATGCCTGGATCGCCACCAACACGTCCTCACTGTCGGTCACCAAGCTGGCCGCCACCCTCGGCAGGCCGGAGCGGCTGTGCGGGCTGCACTTCTTCAATCCGGTCCCGGCGTCAACGCTGGTGGAAGTCGTCCTTGGCCCCCAGTCCGCCCCGGAACTAGCCAACGCCGCCACCGGCTGGGTCCGCGGGCTCGGCAAGACGCCCATCGTGGTGAACGACGCTCCTGGCTTCGCGAGTTCGCGGCTGGGAGTTGCACTGGCACTGGAGGCCATGCGGATGCTGGAAGAAGGCGTGGCCAGTGCGCAGGACATCGACGCCGCCATGGAACTTGGCTACCGGCACGCATCCGGACCCCTGCGCACCACGGACATCGTCGGACTGGACGTCCGCCTCGGAATCGCCGAATACCTGCATGAAACGCTCGGCGAACGCTTCGCCCCGCCCCAGATCCTCCGCGACATGGTGGCGCGCGGCGAACTGGGACGCAAGTCGGGCAAAGGCTTCTACGACTACTCCTAG
- a CDS encoding NAD(P)/FAD-dependent oxidoreductase — protein sequence MAENHGQTARSASPAELDAVVVGAGFGGIYMLHKLRNELGLNVRAFDRAGGVGGTWYWNRYPGALSDTESYVYRYSFDDELLNEWDWTHKYVTQPEILKYLEHVVDRYDLRKDIQLNTGITSAHYDESANRWVIGTDTGETITAKYIINGLGLLSATNIPTIPGIDSFEGKIYHSGAWPEGVDLTGKRVGVMGTGSTGLQIITAIAPNVGHLTVFQRSPQYSVPVGNTTVTPEYVASVKKDYSRIWEQVRGSGVAFGFEESTVPAMSVSATERQAVFQKAWETGGGFRFMFNTFGDIATDRDANEAAAAFVRGKIAEIVEDPETARKLTPTDLYAKRPLCDSGYYATFNRDNVELVSVKETPIVELTPTGIRTSDGVEHELDVLIFANGFDAVDGNYTRIDIRGRGGETIQQHWEHGPTSYLGVTTAGFPNMFMILGPNGPFTNLPPSIEAQVEWISQLINDAETGQVASVEPTAEAEEAWTRTCQEIADMTLFPKADSWIFGANIPGKTKTVMFYLGGLGNYRNKLAEVREAGYEGFELKVLAPAE from the coding sequence ATGGCTGAAAACCACGGGCAAACTGCCCGCTCCGCCTCTCCCGCCGAACTCGACGCCGTCGTCGTCGGCGCCGGATTTGGCGGCATCTACATGCTGCACAAGCTGCGCAACGAACTCGGACTCAACGTCCGCGCCTTCGACCGCGCCGGCGGCGTCGGCGGCACCTGGTACTGGAACCGGTACCCGGGCGCCCTGTCGGACACCGAAAGCTATGTCTACCGCTACTCATTCGACGACGAACTGCTGAATGAGTGGGACTGGACCCACAAGTATGTGACCCAGCCGGAAATCCTTAAGTACCTCGAACATGTTGTGGACCGCTATGACCTGCGTAAGGACATTCAGCTCAACACGGGTATCACCTCCGCGCACTACGACGAGTCGGCCAACCGCTGGGTCATCGGTACGGACACCGGCGAAACCATCACGGCGAAGTACATTATCAACGGCCTCGGCCTGCTCTCGGCCACCAATATCCCCACCATTCCGGGCATCGATTCGTTCGAGGGCAAAATCTACCACTCCGGCGCCTGGCCCGAAGGCGTGGACCTGACGGGCAAGCGTGTCGGCGTGATGGGCACCGGCTCGACCGGCCTGCAGATCATCACCGCCATTGCCCCCAATGTCGGACACCTCACCGTCTTCCAGCGCTCACCGCAGTACAGCGTCCCGGTCGGCAACACCACTGTCACGCCGGAATACGTGGCATCCGTCAAGAAGGACTACAGCAGGATCTGGGAACAGGTCCGGGGTTCCGGCGTAGCTTTCGGGTTCGAGGAAAGCACCGTTCCTGCCATGAGCGTCTCCGCAACGGAGCGGCAGGCTGTCTTCCAGAAGGCCTGGGAGACCGGCGGCGGATTCCGCTTCATGTTCAACACCTTCGGCGACATTGCCACGGACCGGGACGCTAACGAGGCCGCCGCAGCGTTTGTCCGCGGCAAGATCGCCGAGATCGTCGAGGACCCGGAGACGGCCCGCAAGCTCACCCCGACCGACCTTTACGCCAAGCGCCCCCTGTGCGACAGCGGCTACTACGCCACCTTCAACCGGGACAACGTCGAGCTGGTGTCGGTCAAGGAGACACCGATCGTCGAGCTGACGCCCACGGGCATCAGGACCTCGGACGGCGTGGAGCACGAGCTCGATGTCCTGATCTTCGCCAACGGCTTCGACGCCGTGGACGGAAACTACACACGGATCGACATCCGTGGCCGCGGCGGCGAGACGATCCAGCAGCACTGGGAGCATGGGCCCACCAGCTACCTCGGCGTCACCACCGCCGGATTCCCGAACATGTTCATGATCCTTGGCCCCAACGGCCCCTTCACCAATCTGCCGCCGAGCATCGAGGCCCAGGTCGAGTGGATCTCACAGCTGATCAACGACGCCGAGACCGGACAGGTTGCCTCCGTGGAGCCGACGGCCGAGGCCGAGGAAGCCTGGACCCGGACCTGCCAGGAGATCGCCGACATGACGCTCTTCCCGAAGGCCGACTCCTGGATCTTCGGCGCCAACATCCCGGGAAAGACGAAGACCGTCATGTTCTACCTCGGAGGCCTCGGCAACTACCGGAACAAGCTCGCCGAAGTCCGCGAAGCCGGTTACGAAGGGTTCGAGCTGAAGGTGCTCGCTCCGGCGGAGTAG
- a CDS encoding alpha/beta hydrolase: MTISTEAAVTETSQATDPLRDLYADWSNIIATTPDLTMRLFRSIFDEWHQPTREPEAVTYKEDVIGGVPGIWAFPEGADRTKVLLYTHGGGFAVGSASSHRKLAGHVAKAVGVVTFVLDYRRAPEHPHPAQVEDGVAAFKALVESGIHPHDITTIGDSAGGNLAVAISLALKEQGEALPGQVIAFSPWLDMENKGETLITNDATDALISVPLLEGMIAGVLGDSVSPQNPLANPLYADFTGFPRLYITAGSVESLLDNATRLAALAEAAGVDVALSIAEDQQHVFPFLAGNSEVADAELARIAGWYKY, from the coding sequence ATGACAATCTCGACCGAAGCAGCAGTGACAGAAACTTCCCAGGCGACCGATCCCCTCCGCGACCTCTACGCGGACTGGTCCAACATCATCGCAACCACCCCGGATCTGACGATGCGCCTGTTCCGCAGCATCTTCGACGAGTGGCACCAGCCCACCCGGGAACCCGAAGCAGTCACCTACAAGGAGGACGTTATCGGCGGAGTCCCGGGCATCTGGGCCTTCCCGGAAGGTGCCGACCGGACGAAAGTGCTGCTCTACACCCACGGCGGCGGCTTTGCCGTCGGCTCGGCATCAAGCCACCGCAAGCTTGCCGGCCACGTGGCCAAGGCAGTCGGCGTCGTCACCTTTGTCCTGGACTACCGCCGCGCACCCGAGCACCCGCACCCCGCCCAGGTTGAAGACGGCGTGGCTGCCTTCAAGGCCCTCGTCGAGAGCGGCATCCACCCGCACGACATCACCACCATTGGCGACTCCGCCGGCGGCAACCTTGCGGTCGCCATTTCCCTGGCGCTCAAGGAGCAGGGAGAGGCGCTCCCCGGCCAGGTCATCGCGTTCTCGCCGTGGCTGGACATGGAAAACAAGGGCGAAACCCTGATCACCAACGACGCCACGGACGCGCTCATCTCCGTGCCGCTGCTCGAGGGCATGATCGCCGGCGTGCTGGGCGATTCCGTCAGCCCGCAGAACCCGCTGGCCAACCCCCTCTACGCCGACTTCACCGGGTTCCCCCGCCTGTACATCACCGCAGGCTCGGTCGAATCCCTCCTGGACAACGCCACCCGCCTGGCCGCACTGGCCGAGGCCGCCGGCGTCGACGTGGCCCTCTCCATCGCCGAGGACCAGCAGCACGTGTTCCCGTTCCTCGCCGGCAACTCCGAGGTCGCCGACGCCGAACTCGCCCGCATCGCCGGCTGGTACAAGTACTGA